In the Staphylococcus sp. IVB6240 genome, one interval contains:
- a CDS encoding class I SAM-dependent DNA methyltransferase, translated as MATIGFEEKLWQAADKLRGSMDAAEYKNVALGIIFLKYVSDSFEEKYEELLNDEYADEEDKDEYLAENIFWIPKESRWQYINDNSKKSEIGQIIDKAMIAIERENESLKGVLPKDYARPALDKEKLGDIIDLFTFKVGDSESKKQDVLGRVYEYFIAKFASAEGKNAGEFYTPASIVKLLVEMIEPYQGRIYDPCCGSGGMFVQSEHFIERHQGRIDDIAVYGQESNPTTWKLAKMNLAIRGIDNDLGDHHADTFHNDLHKDLKADFILANPPFNASDWGQEKLLDDYRWKFGIPPKGNANYAWIEHMISKLAPSGTAGFVLANGSMSTSGKDELEIRKNLIEQDLVECIVTLPGQLFYSTQIPVCLWFVTKNKAKNGKNERRGEVLFIDARNIGSMVSRTLKEFSDYEIKDIANVYHSWRGTNDNQYEDKAGFCKVAKTEEIKNNEYILTPGRYVGLAEVEEDSEPFEQKMERITADLSEQFAKSKELEDQIRKSLEGLGYGV; from the coding sequence ATGGCGACAATTGGATTTGAAGAAAAATTATGGCAAGCAGCAGATAAATTACGTGGCAGTATGGATGCAGCAGAATATAAAAATGTAGCATTAGGTATTATATTTTTGAAATATGTTTCTGATTCTTTTGAGGAAAAATATGAAGAATTATTGAATGATGAATATGCTGATGAAGAAGATAAAGATGAATATTTAGCAGAGAATATTTTCTGGATTCCTAAAGAATCAAGATGGCAATACATAAATGATAATTCTAAGAAGTCAGAAATTGGTCAAATTATCGATAAAGCTATGATAGCAATTGAAAGAGAAAATGAGTCTTTAAAAGGGGTATTGCCTAAAGATTACGCAAGACCTGCATTAGATAAAGAAAAATTAGGAGATATTATTGATTTATTTACTTTCAAGGTCGGAGACTCTGAAAGTAAGAAGCAAGATGTCTTGGGACGTGTTTATGAATACTTTATCGCAAAATTTGCGAGCGCTGAGGGTAAAAATGCTGGGGAATTCTACACCCCTGCTTCAATCGTTAAATTACTTGTTGAAATGATTGAACCTTATCAAGGTAGAATTTATGACCCTTGTTGTGGGTCGGGCGGAATGTTTGTACAAAGTGAACATTTTATAGAACGTCATCAAGGCCGTATAGATGATATTGCTGTTTATGGTCAAGAATCTAATCCAACAACTTGGAAATTAGCAAAAATGAATTTGGCTATTCGAGGTATAGATAATGATTTAGGTGATCATCATGCAGACACATTTCATAATGATTTACATAAAGATTTGAAAGCTGATTTTATATTGGCTAACCCACCATTCAATGCAAGTGATTGGGGACAAGAAAAATTATTAGATGATTATCGCTGGAAATTTGGTATTCCTCCAAAAGGAAATGCCAACTATGCATGGATTGAACATATGATTTCAAAACTTGCACCAAGTGGTACAGCAGGATTTGTATTAGCCAATGGTTCAATGTCTACAAGTGGTAAAGATGAATTAGAAATACGTAAAAACTTAATTGAACAAGACTTAGTAGAATGTATAGTTACATTACCAGGGCAACTATTCTATTCAACTCAAATTCCAGTATGTTTGTGGTTCGTGACAAAAAATAAAGCTAAAAACGGCAAGAATGAACGACGTGGAGAAGTACTATTTATAGATGCTAGAAATATTGGAAGTATGGTATCAAGAACATTAAAAGAATTCTCAGATTATGAAATAAAAGATATAGCAAATGTATATCACTCATGGCGTGGTACAAACGATAATCAATATGAAGATAAAGCAGGTTTCTGTAAAGTAGCAAAGACAGAAGAAATAAAAAACAATGAATATATCTTAACACCAGGACGTTATGTAGGCTTAGCAGAAGTAGAAGAAGATTCAGAACCATTTGAACAGAAAATGGAAAGAATCACAGCAGATTTAAGTGAACAATTTGCGAAATCAAAAGAACTCGAAGACCAAATCCGAAAATCATTGGAGGGATTAGGTTATGGAGTATAG